From Paralcaligenes sp. KSB-10:
ATTACGGGTGCGACAGGTACCGGCAAGACGGTCACGCTGCAAGTCCTGGCCGAGGCATTTTCCCGCATGGGGACGCCGGTTTTCATGGCCGACATCAAGGGCGATCTCAGCGGAATCTCCCAGTCGGGCGCAAACACTCCAAAACTGCAGGAACGACTTCAGAAGCTGGGCTTGCCCGAGCCGGCCTGGGGGGGCTGCCCGACCGTATTCTGGGACGTGCTGGGCCAGCAGGGACATCCGATCCGAGCCACGATTTCCGATATGGGGCCTTTGTTGCTGGCCCGCATGCTGGAACTCAATGAAACCCAGGAAGGGGTGTTGAGCCTGGTGTTCAAAGTGGCCGACGACGAAGGGCAGTTGATACTCGATATGAAAGATTTGCGGGCCATGTTGCAAAATGTGGCCGATCGGGCAGGGGAGCTCAAAACGCGTTATGGCAATGTGTCGGCGGCATCGATTGGCACGATTCAGCGCGGTTTGCTGCAATTGGAATCGCAAGGGGCCGATCAGTTCTTCGGCGAGCCCATGCTCGATGTGTTCGACCTGATCCGCGTCAATGAAAAAGGCCAGGGTGTCGTCAATGTGCTGGCGGCCGACAAACTCATGCAGGCGCCGCGTCTGTATGCTGTGTTTTTACTGTGGATGCTGGCTGATCTGTACGAAAAATTGCCGGAGATAGGCGATCCGGAAAAGCCCAAGTTCGTTTTCTTCTTCGATGAAGCGCACCTGCTGTTCAACGATGCGCCCAAGGCCTTGCTCGAAAAAATCGAGCAGGTCGTGCGCCTGGTGCGATCCAAGGGCGTGGGCATTTATTTTGTGACGCAAAATCCCCTCGATATTCCGGATACCGTTCTGGGACAGTTGGGAAACCGGGTGCAGCATGCTTTGCGAGCCTTTACCCCGCGCGATCAGAAAGCGGTCAAGACAGCGGCCCAGACCATGCGTGTCAACCCGGATCTCGATATCGAAACCGCGATTACCGAGCTGGGCGTGGGTGAAGCGCTGGTGTCGATGCTGGATGCCAAGGGGCGGCCTTGCGTGACGCAGCGTGCCTGGATGCTGGCCCCGGGCAGCCGGATTGGCCCGGCTACCGATGCCGAGCGCCAGGCGGTACGGGCTTCATCCTTGCTGGGTGGCAAGTACGAGCAGGCTATCGATCGTGAATCGGCCTACGAGGTTTTGCAGAAGCGTGTCGAAGGCGGCTCGGCGCCTGGCGGTGACGCCGCAGGCGCGCCCGCGTCCGGTGCACGGCAGGGCCAGGCCGGCACGGGAGGACTGCTGGGAACCGTCAACGACTTTCTTTTCGGCTCCACCGGGCCACGCGGCGGCCGTCGCGAAGGGGTGGTGCAGTCTGTGGTCAAAAGTGTGGCGCGCCAGACGGCAAGCAGCCTGGTTCGCGGCGTACTGGGTTCTCTGATAGGGCGCCGCTAGACATGAGCGTACAGAAAATCAAGGCACGAATCATCGTCGCGGCAAACACTGATCGCGGTACACACGTATGGTGCCAGGCCTTCGAGCAAGCCTTGCCCGGCGCCCGGCTCATCCCCTGGAATGAGGCCGATGAGGACAGCCGCGCGGATTATGCGCTTGTCTGGAAGCCTCCGGGCGCGCTGTTCCGCCGCGAGACTCGCCTCAAGGCGGTGTTCAATCTGGGGGCCGGGGTCGATGGCCTGCTGAGCCTGCCCGATCTTCCCGTGGGCTTGC
This genomic window contains:
- a CDS encoding helicase HerA-like C-terminal domain-containing protein produces the protein MADPILIAKNAHIELSLLPELANRHGCITGATGTGKTVTLQVLAEAFSRMGTPVFMADIKGDLSGISQSGANTPKLQERLQKLGLPEPAWGGCPTVFWDVLGQQGHPIRATISDMGPLLLARMLELNETQEGVLSLVFKVADDEGQLILDMKDLRAMLQNVADRAGELKTRYGNVSAASIGTIQRGLLQLESQGADQFFGEPMLDVFDLIRVNEKGQGVVNVLAADKLMQAPRLYAVFLLWMLADLYEKLPEIGDPEKPKFVFFFDEAHLLFNDAPKALLEKIEQVVRLVRSKGVGIYFVTQNPLDIPDTVLGQLGNRVQHALRAFTPRDQKAVKTAAQTMRVNPDLDIETAITELGVGEALVSMLDAKGRPCVTQRAWMLAPGSRIGPATDAERQAVRASSLLGGKYEQAIDRESAYEVLQKRVEGGSAPGGDAAGAPASGARQGQAGTGGLLGTVNDFLFGSTGPRGGRREGVVQSVVKSVARQTASSLVRGVLGSLIGRR